From Bacillus horti, one genomic window encodes:
- the mntR gene encoding transcriptional regulator MntR produces MPTPSMEDYLEQIYSLIEEKGYARVSDIADALQVHPSSVTKMVQKLDQGKYLVYEKYRGLFLTAKGKKIGKRLVDRHSLLEEFLGMIGVNEENIYADVEGIEHHLSTDSITSIEYLVRYFKEDPQRLEQLAQLKAEDEKE; encoded by the coding sequence ATGCCTACACCTAGTATGGAAGATTATTTAGAGCAAATATATTCTCTAATTGAGGAAAAGGGCTATGCCAGAGTTTCAGATATCGCGGACGCCTTACAGGTTCACCCTTCATCTGTGACCAAAATGGTTCAAAAGCTAGATCAGGGGAAATATTTGGTCTATGAAAAATACAGAGGGTTATTTTTAACAGCTAAGGGGAAGAAGATCGGGAAACGCTTAGTGGATCGTCACTCTTTACTAGAGGAATTCCTGGGAATGATTGGGGTAAATGAAGAAAATATTTATGCCGATGTGGAGGGAATTGAGCATCATTTAAGCACCGATTCCATTACTTCCATTGAATATTTGGTCCGCTATTTCAAGGAAGACCCACAGCGCTTAGAACAGCTAGCACAATTAAAAGCAGAAGACGAAAAGGAATGA
- the splB gene encoding spore photoproduct lyase: MPQFEPDLVYFEPDALEYPLGKELMERFKQKDIPIKMTTSHNRVTGIPGDTPAAAYKNAKRTFVVGVRKTLKFDTSKPSAEYAIPLSTGCMGHCHYCYLQTTLGAKPYIRVYVNLEDIFAKAEEYIKEREPEITRFEAACTSDPVGIDHMTHSLFKAIEFMGQQEFGRLRFVTKYHHVDHLLKAKHNKRTRFRFSVNADYVIKNFEPATSSFQDRITAAGKVARAGYPLGFIVAPLIRFDGWKEGYEELFVKLDQELGQEEREDLTFELIMHRFTKTAKRVILERYPKTKLEMDEESRKYKWGRYGRGKYVYQNEEADELNQFVRDQITRYFPQAKIEYFT, from the coding sequence ATCCCTCAATTTGAGCCTGATTTAGTATACTTTGAGCCTGATGCTTTAGAGTACCCTTTAGGTAAAGAATTGATGGAGCGTTTTAAACAAAAGGATATTCCGATTAAAATGACCACTTCACATAACCGAGTGACAGGAATTCCAGGAGATACACCTGCAGCGGCGTACAAAAATGCCAAGCGAACTTTTGTTGTAGGAGTTCGTAAGACACTTAAGTTTGACACGTCGAAGCCTTCAGCTGAGTATGCCATTCCTTTATCGACGGGCTGTATGGGACACTGTCATTATTGCTATTTGCAAACTACACTTGGAGCCAAGCCCTATATTCGAGTATATGTGAACCTTGAGGATATTTTTGCTAAAGCAGAAGAATACATTAAAGAACGAGAACCTGAAATTACTCGATTCGAAGCAGCATGTACATCCGATCCTGTAGGTATCGATCATATGACCCATTCCTTGTTTAAAGCGATTGAATTTATGGGTCAGCAGGAATTTGGTCGCCTACGCTTTGTTACAAAGTACCACCATGTTGATCATTTGCTAAAGGCTAAGCACAACAAGCGCACTCGCTTTCGTTTCAGCGTCAATGCTGATTATGTGATTAAGAATTTTGAGCCAGCCACATCTAGTTTTCAGGATCGCATTACAGCAGCGGGGAAGGTGGCAAGAGCAGGCTATCCACTCGGTTTCATAGTAGCACCTTTGATTCGATTTGATGGCTGGAAGGAAGGATATGAGGAGCTGTTTGTCAAATTAGATCAAGAGCTTGGTCAGGAGGAAAGAGAGGATTTAACGTTTGAGCTGATTATGCATCGGTTCACCAAAACGGCTAAGCGTGTGATTTTGGAACGCTATCCTAAGACGAAGCTAGAAATGGATGAGGAATCTAGGAAATACAAATGGGGACGTTACGGCAGAGGAAAGTACGTGTATCAGAATGAAGAGGCAGATGAACTTAACCAGTTCGTCAGAGATCAGATTACTCGTTATTTCCCTCAGGCGAAAATTGAGTATTTTACGTAA
- a CDS encoding cytochrome c biogenesis CcdA family protein: MESINDLTIWIAFWAGVLSFISPCTLPLYPAYLSYITGISVQDIKDTKSKQVRFKVVTHTVFFLLGVSSVYFAIGLSATLLGNLFIQYRDVVQNVSGVLLIIMGLFLVGILKVDWLMQEKRYQFSKKPVGYFGSLFIGVGFAAGWTPCIGPIMTLIISLSSSNPSLGTWYISMFILGFALPFLLFSFFIGSTKWILKYSNLIMKVGGAMMILMGILLVTDQLFVISSYIQNLIQGTWFDRLG; the protein is encoded by the coding sequence ATGGAAAGTATTAACGATCTTACAATATGGATTGCGTTTTGGGCAGGGGTCTTATCCTTTATTTCTCCTTGCACCTTGCCGCTTTATCCAGCGTATTTATCTTATATTACTGGAATATCCGTGCAGGATATTAAGGATACAAAAAGTAAGCAGGTGCGCTTCAAGGTTGTTACTCACACGGTCTTCTTTTTACTAGGAGTGTCCTCTGTCTACTTTGCCATAGGACTAAGTGCAACATTGCTTGGTAATTTATTTATTCAATATCGTGATGTTGTTCAAAATGTCAGTGGTGTGCTACTAATCATCATGGGTCTATTTTTGGTTGGGATATTGAAGGTTGATTGGCTCATGCAGGAGAAGCGCTATCAGTTTTCGAAAAAGCCTGTGGGCTACTTTGGATCGCTTTTTATTGGTGTCGGATTTGCTGCTGGATGGACTCCGTGTATCGGTCCAATTATGACCTTAATAATTAGCTTATCTTCCTCTAATCCTTCTTTAGGGACATGGTATATTTCTATGTTTATCCTAGGATTTGCTTTGCCGTTTCTTTTATTCTCCTTCTTCATTGGCTCAACGAAATGGATTTTAAAATATTCCAATCTTATTATGAAGGTTGGTGGAGCGATGATGATTCTGATGGGGATTTTACTTGTCACTGATCAATTATTTGTTATTTCTTCTTATATCCAAAATTTAATTCAAGGAACCTGGTTTGATCGTTTAGGATAA
- a CDS encoding ABC-F family ATP-binding cassette domain-containing protein encodes MSILDVEHITHTIADKTIFRNISFRLLAGEHVGLVGANGAGKSTLLRILCGDILPDAGRVQWISNVQVGHLEQHIQLKPEETILQFLLSAFSDLYKMESDMLHISEQMGQTSGKELDVLLKQFTDLQEALEHGDFYRLESKAEEVARGLGLTEIGLESRVDTLSGGQRTKLLLGKLLLQQPQVLLLDEPTNYLDTEHINWFKDYLKDYPNAFILISHDTDFMDAVVHLIYHLEHQEIQRYVGNHTQFLHAYELRKNEKTLAYRQQQAEIKKLETYIQKNKVRASTAKQAKSREKKLEKIERLDKPVILPRPRFSFPITGEPGETIMEARQLVVGYEQPLLPPLNLTLKRGMKVALIGYNGIGKSTSLKTILGHIPLLSGDVILGEQVKPAYFAQELHKDKSHPDDTHTAIEEVWHAFPHLTQREVRSALARCGLRSVHLKQSLASLSGGEQAKVRLCKLMLSDTNWLILDEPTNHLDLAAKDALREALIAYPGTILLVSHEPSFYQDWVTDVWDIEALINEA; translated from the coding sequence ATGAGTATTTTAGATGTAGAACACATCACACATACCATTGCAGATAAAACTATTTTTCGTAACATTTCTTTTCGTCTATTAGCTGGCGAGCATGTTGGACTGGTTGGTGCTAATGGTGCAGGGAAATCAACGCTGCTTCGCATCCTATGCGGTGATATTTTGCCTGATGCAGGTAGGGTTCAATGGATATCTAATGTTCAGGTAGGACACCTAGAGCAGCATATACAGCTTAAACCTGAGGAAACCATTCTTCAGTTTCTGCTAAGCGCATTCTCAGATTTATACAAAATGGAGAGTGACATGCTCCATATATCCGAGCAGATGGGCCAGACATCAGGAAAAGAATTAGACGTATTGTTGAAGCAATTCACTGACTTACAGGAAGCCTTAGAGCACGGAGATTTCTATCGATTAGAATCAAAGGCTGAAGAAGTAGCACGGGGTTTAGGTCTAACAGAGATTGGCTTAGAGAGCAGAGTCGACACATTAAGTGGAGGGCAGCGGACAAAGCTTTTATTAGGTAAGCTACTGCTACAGCAGCCACAGGTCCTTTTATTAGATGAGCCTACTAACTACCTAGATACAGAACATATTAATTGGTTTAAGGACTATTTAAAGGATTATCCTAACGCTTTTATCCTAATTTCACACGACACTGATTTTATGGATGCTGTCGTTCATCTTATATATCATTTGGAGCACCAAGAGATACAGCGTTATGTGGGAAATCACACACAATTTTTACACGCTTATGAGCTTCGTAAAAATGAGAAGACTCTTGCTTATCGCCAACAGCAAGCAGAAATAAAAAAGCTAGAAACATATATTCAGAAGAACAAAGTACGTGCTTCAACGGCAAAGCAAGCTAAAAGCCGGGAAAAGAAACTAGAGAAAATAGAGCGATTAGACAAGCCTGTCATTTTGCCTCGGCCAAGGTTTAGCTTCCCTATAACAGGCGAACCTGGCGAAACAATTATGGAAGCTAGGCAGCTCGTTGTTGGATATGAACAGCCTCTACTCCCTCCCTTAAACCTTACTCTTAAGCGAGGTATGAAGGTCGCATTAATTGGCTATAACGGCATAGGAAAAAGTACTAGCTTGAAAACAATTTTAGGACATATACCTTTATTAAGCGGAGATGTCATCCTTGGGGAACAGGTAAAACCAGCGTATTTTGCTCAGGAACTCCATAAGGATAAAAGTCATCCAGACGATACACATACAGCGATTGAAGAAGTATGGCATGCTTTCCCCCACTTGACTCAGAGGGAGGTTCGGAGTGCCCTTGCTAGATGTGGACTAAGATCCGTACACCTTAAACAATCACTTGCATCGCTTAGTGGTGGAGAACAAGCAAAGGTACGCTTATGTAAGCTCATGCTATCTGACACAAACTGGCTCATCTTAGATGAACCGACAAATCATCTCGATTTGGCGGCGAAGGACGCGCTGAGGGAAGCGTTAATTGCATATCCCGGAACGATACTACTTGTTTCACATGAGCCTAGCTTTTATCAGGA